One genomic window of Paraburkholderia acidiphila includes the following:
- a CDS encoding glycosyltransferase family 4 protein, which translates to MRIAQIAPLYEAVPPKLYGGTERVVSYLTEALVDLGHDVTLFASGDSVTSANLEAAWPRALRLDPTIRDALAPHMVLLERVRRVAHEFDVLHFHLDYLPFPLFTTMDTPFVTTLHGRLDLPELQPVFEQFPSAPVISISDSQRQPLPQAAWQNTIYHGLPKNLLTPQTDRKPEYLAFLGRICPEKRVDTAIRIAALSGLPLKIAAKVDKVDQAYFKTEIEPLLSQAHVEFIGEINEEQKPAFLSGAKALLFPIDWSEPFGLVMIEAMACGTPVIAFNRGSVPEVIDPGVTGYVVEDVHGAVAALQNIDSLSREAIRNQFEHRFTSHIMAGNYVDTYTALIEAAQRPVLRRVAAG; encoded by the coding sequence GTTCCGCCCAAGCTTTATGGCGGCACCGAGCGCGTCGTGTCCTATCTGACCGAAGCGCTGGTCGACCTCGGCCACGACGTGACGCTATTCGCCAGCGGCGATTCGGTCACCTCGGCAAACCTCGAAGCCGCCTGGCCGCGTGCACTGCGCCTCGACCCGACAATCCGCGACGCGCTGGCGCCGCACATGGTGCTGCTCGAGCGCGTGCGCCGCGTTGCGCACGAGTTCGACGTGCTGCACTTTCACCTCGACTACCTGCCGTTCCCGCTCTTCACGACCATGGACACGCCTTTCGTCACGACGCTCCATGGCCGCCTCGACCTGCCGGAACTGCAACCGGTATTCGAGCAGTTCCCGAGCGCACCCGTGATCTCCATTTCGGACTCGCAGCGCCAGCCGTTGCCGCAGGCCGCGTGGCAGAACACGATCTATCACGGACTGCCAAAGAACCTGCTCACGCCGCAAACCGACCGCAAGCCCGAGTACCTGGCTTTCCTCGGCCGGATCTGCCCGGAAAAGCGCGTGGATACGGCAATCAGGATCGCCGCGCTCTCCGGCCTGCCGCTGAAGATCGCCGCCAAGGTCGACAAGGTCGACCAGGCATACTTCAAGACCGAGATCGAGCCGCTACTGTCGCAGGCCCACGTGGAGTTCATCGGCGAGATCAACGAAGAGCAGAAGCCCGCGTTCCTTTCGGGTGCCAAGGCGTTGCTGTTCCCGATCGACTGGTCCGAGCCGTTCGGCCTCGTGATGATCGAGGCCATGGCGTGCGGCACGCCGGTGATCGCCTTCAATCGCGGCTCGGTCCCGGAAGTGATCGACCCGGGCGTGACCGGCTATGTCGTCGAAGACGTGCACGGCGCCGTGGCCGCGCTTCAGAATATCGATTCGCTTTCGCGCGAGGCGATTCGCAACCAGTTCGAACACCGCTTCACGTCGCACATCATGGCCGGCAATTATGTCGACACGTATACGGCGCTCATCGAAGCCGCCCAGCGCCCGGTACTGCGGCGTGTGGCCGCTGGCTGA
- a CDS encoding H-NS histone family protein, which yields MSQYSELKAQIAKLQAQAEEARRTEIADVIASIREKIAEYGLSAQDLGFAEAARRGRPPKKAPLPARYQDPKSGATWSGRGKPPKWIAGKNRERYLIA from the coding sequence ATGTCGCAATACTCAGAACTCAAGGCGCAGATCGCAAAACTCCAGGCTCAGGCCGAAGAGGCGCGACGCACGGAGATCGCGGACGTCATCGCCTCAATCAGGGAAAAAATCGCCGAGTACGGCCTGTCCGCCCAGGACCTGGGCTTTGCCGAGGCCGCGCGTCGCGGGCGTCCGCCGAAGAAGGCGCCGCTGCCCGCGCGCTATCAGGATCCCAAGTCCGGCGCGACCTGGAGCGGGCGCGGCAAGCCGCCCAAGTGGATCGCGGGCAAGAACCGCGAACGCTACCTGATCGCGTGA